From one Butyricimonas faecihominis genomic stretch:
- a CDS encoding PIN domain-containing protein: MRIFNDNICIVIPPKVQREIDKLKDQSTSPKKRKKAKQASAKIADYLLNDKSGKYQVKTCKDPRASEFDEDIFNKDVADNWILLSAIRLKNEENIEVILVAADNGILVKAKQVGLNYYQMPDKYKLKEELSDEEKEINNLKAELDKYKNRLPKPCITFANEQERIVFKKPSKRIVEEELKLYMDNLKMENPFQIYKEIDTYNLSGILSLNSMLYTEKQVKKYNIELEEYFKECERYQRFVIQKNILDERFKEITFELHNKGTAQTGDMNIFIRFPHDIKIYDEHCKIKKDREEPIKPELRFGGLDRELLKSMRFNEWVDPFRGTGIPQIYCWNVEDALDINEFKFIQGKLNHGIGKPLTIENSLYIDTGANASFSVDWFIADSKLVSGVQGSLNIIIQ; the protein is encoded by the coding sequence ATGAGGATTTTTAATGATAATATTTGTATCGTGATTCCTCCTAAAGTACAAAGAGAAATAGATAAACTTAAGGATCAAAGCACAAGCCCCAAAAAAAGGAAAAAAGCAAAGCAGGCATCAGCTAAAATTGCTGATTATTTATTAAATGACAAAAGTGGGAAATATCAGGTGAAAACTTGTAAAGATCCTAGAGCAAGTGAATTTGATGAAGACATTTTTAATAAAGATGTTGCAGATAATTGGATATTATTATCAGCCATTCGTTTAAAAAATGAAGAAAATATTGAGGTGATACTAGTTGCTGCTGATAATGGTATATTAGTCAAGGCCAAACAGGTTGGATTAAATTATTACCAAATGCCTGATAAATATAAATTGAAAGAAGAACTTTCTGATGAAGAAAAAGAAATAAATAATTTAAAAGCAGAACTCGATAAATATAAAAACAGGCTCCCAAAACCATGTATTACTTTTGCAAATGAGCAAGAACGAATTGTATTCAAGAAACCCTCAAAACGAATTGTAGAAGAAGAACTTAAGCTTTACATGGATAATTTGAAAATGGAAAATCCATTTCAAATATATAAAGAAATAGACACATATAACTTATCAGGAATTTTGTCGCTAAACTCTATGCTTTATACTGAAAAACAGGTAAAGAAATATAATATAGAATTAGAGGAATATTTCAAGGAATGTGAGAGATACCAGAGATTTGTTATACAAAAAAATATTTTAGATGAACGTTTTAAAGAAATAACTTTTGAACTTCATAACAAAGGTACAGCTCAGACTGGTGATATGAATATTTTTATAAGATTTCCTCACGATATAAAGATTTATGATGAACATTGTAAGATAAAAAAAGATAGGGAAGAGCCTATAAAACCAGAACTTAGATTTGGAGGATTAGATAGGGAGTTATTAAAATCTATGAGGTTTAACGAATGGGTTGATCCTTTTAGGGGTACAGGAATTCCTCAGATATACTGTTGGAACGTAGAAGATGCATTGGATATTAATGAATTCAAGTTCATCCAAGGTAAGTTAAATCATGGTATAGGTAAACCATTGACAATAGAAAATTCTCTTTACATTGACACTGGAGCTAATGCAAGTTTTAGTGTTGATTGGTTCATCGCTGATTCAAAATTAGTAAGTGGTGTTCAAGGTTCTTTGAATATTATTATACAGTAG
- a CDS encoding site-specific integrase, with amino-acid sequence MENNEITISIICRKDRVNAANEAPLYLRINKGQQKKLLSLKLQIPIMYWDFENNVFLDKCVNRNYYDLVIEEKKQEINKKIMAANLEGRVLSLDEFGEKKPQKVEKEKKEYVKQHFDRYIEELEATDHIKNARYYRCCLNCLMAFTKGTDIELKSIDTVFLNDFATWMKVKKRLRMNTIGNRLRGLKAVINRAVVSKTIPADMNPFNEFKVSKYKEETSKRAILKQDIERIINLDLKSISDENTFPLYDFARDIFVFSYLGCGINIVDIAFLKYANVIDNERLQFRRSKTKKMISFRLQPMAKDIIKKYSKKKHKQTDYVFPIFDDTKQKTMKEKYYKLDYQTRYVNKYLKKIGEYLDISLKLTSYVARHSFATVLKRSGVNTSIISEAMGHSSERVTQIYLDSFENTQIDEAMSNLL; translated from the coding sequence ATGGAAAACAATGAAATTACGATTAGTATTATATGTCGTAAAGATAGAGTTAATGCAGCTAACGAAGCTCCATTGTATTTGAGAATAAATAAAGGGCAACAGAAGAAGTTACTTTCACTAAAGTTACAGATCCCTATTATGTATTGGGATTTTGAAAATAATGTATTTCTTGATAAGTGTGTCAATAGAAATTATTATGATTTAGTGATTGAAGAGAAGAAACAAGAAATCAACAAGAAGATAATGGCGGCCAATTTGGAAGGAAGGGTATTATCTCTTGATGAGTTTGGGGAGAAGAAACCCCAAAAGGTGGAGAAGGAGAAAAAAGAGTATGTAAAGCAACATTTTGACAGGTATATTGAAGAGCTGGAGGCGACAGATCATATCAAGAATGCGAGGTATTACAGGTGTTGTCTTAATTGTCTTATGGCATTTACAAAAGGAACGGATATTGAACTTAAAAGTATTGATACGGTATTTCTAAATGACTTTGCAACATGGATGAAGGTAAAGAAGAGATTGCGGATGAATACGATAGGGAATAGGTTGAGAGGTTTGAAAGCAGTCATTAATAGAGCCGTTGTTAGTAAAACTATTCCAGCAGACATGAATCCTTTTAACGAGTTTAAAGTATCAAAGTACAAGGAGGAAACATCTAAAAGGGCAATTCTTAAACAAGACATTGAAAGGATTATAAACTTGGATTTGAAAAGTATTTCAGACGAGAATACATTCCCTCTCTATGACTTTGCAAGAGATATATTTGTGTTTAGCTATCTAGGATGTGGGATTAATATTGTAGATATTGCATTTCTAAAGTATGCTAATGTTATAGATAACGAGAGGTTACAGTTTCGGAGAAGTAAGACAAAGAAAATGATCTCATTTCGTTTACAACCTATGGCGAAGGATATAATCAAGAAGTATAGTAAGAAAAAGCACAAGCAAACAGATTATGTCTTTCCAATATTCGATGATACCAAACAGAAAACGATGAAGGAGAAATACTATAAGTTAGATTACCAAACGAGGTATGTAAACAAGTATTTGAAGAAGATAGGGGAATATCTGGATATATCATTGAAACTGACCTCGTATGTTGCAAGGCATTCATTCGCCACGGTGCTAAAACGATCGGGGGTAAACACCTCTATTATATCAGAAGCTATGGGGCATAGTTCTGAAAGAGTAACACAAATTTATTTGGATAGTTTTGAGAATACGCAAATAGATGAAGCTATGAGTAATTTACTTTAG